One stretch of Oncorhynchus gorbuscha isolate QuinsamMale2020 ecotype Even-year linkage group LG21, OgorEven_v1.0, whole genome shotgun sequence DNA includes these proteins:
- the LOC124008088 gene encoding polypyrimidine tract-binding protein 1-like, which produces MEGHKLDADLYPMGPGYVTDIDVSVGTKRGSDELFSSYIMTPANGNDSKKFKGEMRSPSAPSRVIHLRQLPGDIQDSEVISMGMPFGKVTNLLMMKGKNQAFLEMNTVDQAQTMVNYYATVTPLIRQQPVFMQYSNHKELKTDNSPNQVRVQAALQAVNAVQGGTMLGSTMSGMGGVMGATMSVGGGEMGARGMATQSPVLRVIVENLFYPVTLEVLHQIFSKYGSVLKIITFTKNNQFQALVQYADPMTAQHTKMSLDGQNIYNGCCTLRVSFSKLTSLNVKFNNDKSRDYTRPDLSTGEQHNPQPGMDQHAMAAAAFGSPGLISASPYGHGFPQAFTLQQAAGLSMPGALASFGMGPGGMAASRLGLQALGGGGGQAGVLLVSNLNPESVTPNCLFILFGVYGDVMRVKILFNKKDNALVQMADGTQAQLAMSHLNGVRLHGRSLRVSMSKHTTVQLPREGHEDQGLTKDYATSPLHRFKKPGSKNYNNIYPPSGTLHLSNIPPAVGEEDLKALFSSSGASVTAFKFFQKDRKMALIQMSSVEEAVESLIEFHNHDLGDNHHLRVSFSKSTI; this is translated from the exons ATGGAAGG ACACAAGTTAGATGCTGATCTGTATCCTATGGGACCTGGCTACGTCACAGACATAGA tgtctcaGTGGGTACCAAG AGGGGATCTGATGAACTCTTCTCCTCCTACATCATgaccccag CCAACGGTAATGACAGTAAGAAGTTCAAAGGTGAGATGCGGAGCCCCAGCGCTCCATCGCGTGTCATCCACCTGCGCCAGCTGCCCGGGGACATCCAGGATTCTGAGGTCATCAGCATGGGAATGCCCTTTGGGAAGGTCACCAACCTTCTGATGATGAAGGGAAAGAACCAG GCGTTCCTGGAGATGAACACTGTGGACCAGGCTCAGACCATGGTGAACTACTACGCTACGGTCACCCCCCTCATCAGACAGCAGCCTGTATTCATGCAGTACAGCAACCACAAGGAACTCAAGACCGACAACTCACCTAACCAAGTA AGAGTCCAGGCAGCACTGCAGGCGGTGAATGCTGTCCAGGGTGGCACCATGTTGGGCTCTACCATGTCTGGTATGGGGGGTGTAATGGGTGCTACCATGTCAgttggagggggagagatgggagccAGAGGCATGGCCACCCAGAGCCCTGTCCTTAGAGTCATAGTAGAAAACCTCTTCTACCCCGTCACACTGGAAGTCCTGCACCAG ATCTTCTCCAAGTATGGGTCTGTTCTGAAGATCATCACTTTCACTAAGAACAACCAGTTCCAGGCTCTGGTCCAATACGCTGACCCCATGACGGCACAGCACACCAAAATG TCTCTAGACGGTCAGAACATCTATAACGGTTGCTGTACTCTGAGGGTGAGTTTCTCCAAGCTGACCAGCCTCAATGTGAAGTTTAACAACGATAAGAGCCGTGACTACACCAGACCTGACCTTTCTACTGGAGAGCAACACAACCCTCAGCCTGGAATGGACCAGCACGCGATGGCTGCTGCCGCCTTCg GGTCTCCGGGTCTGATCTCAGCGTCTCCGTATGGACACGGATTCCCCCAGGCCTTCACTCTACAGCAGGCAGCAG GTTTGTCTATGCCCGGTGCCTTGGCGTCATTCGGTATGGGTCCAGGGGGCATGGCCGCTAGTCGTCTCGGCCTGCAAGCCCTCGGCGGTGGAGGAGGACAAGCTGGCGTCCTATTGGTCAGCAACCTCAACCCAGAG AGCGTTACACCAAACTGCCTCTTTATTCTCTTTG gtGTGTATGGCGACGTGATGAGAGTGAAGATTCTGTTCAATAAGAAGGACAACGCTCTGGTCCAGATGGCTGATGGCACACAGGCTCAGCTag CGATGAGCCACCTGAACGGGGTGCGTCTTCATGGCCGGTCTCTACGTGTCTCCATGTCTAAACACACCACCGTACAGCTGCCCAGAGAAG GCCATGAGGACCAGGGGTTGACTAAGGACtatgccacctctcctctccaccgtTTTAAGAAGCCTGGCTCCAAAAACTACAACAACATCTACCCTCCCTCTGGCACACTGCACCTCTCCAACATacc tcctGCAGTAGGGGAGGAGGATCTGAAGGCACTGTTCAGCAGTTCAGGAGCTTCAGTCACGGCCTTCAAGTTCTTCCA GAAGGACCGTAAGATGGCTCTGATCCAGATGAGCTCAGTGGAGGAAGCTGTTGAGAGTCTCATCGAGTTCCACAACCATGACCTGGGAGATAACCACCACCTCAGAGTGTCTTTCTCCAAATCTACCATCtaa